The genomic interval TATAATATCTCATTGTACTTGTTTTAAAGTCGAGACACAACATACAGATTTATTTATGCTTGTGCAGTGCGGCGTTCAGCAGCACGTTGAATCAAATCACGCGCATTACTTTTCGCTGCTTCCGTTAATTCATCCCCTGACAACATACGCGCTAATTCATCAACACGCGCTTCACCATCTAGACGATCAACTGACGTTTCAGTACGTCCATCAATCACTTCTTTATGGATAAACACATGATGTTGTGCCACCGCAGCAACCTGAGGTAAATGTGTAATTGTCAAAACTTGTGAATGACTCGCCATATCTGCAATCTTGTCCGCCATTGCTTGCGCGACACGACCAGATACCCCAGTATCCACTTCGTCAAAGACAATTGACGTCACACCTTGTTGACGTGAGAAAATCATCTTCATCGCTAGCATCATACGGGACAATTCACCACCTGATGCAATCTTGACCAATGGCTTGGCTTGTTCACCTTCATTCGTTTGAATGAAGAATTCAACATTATCTTTTCCATCAGCTTGTAAATCAGCCAATTGATCAACGTGAACTTGGAACTCTGCCTTACTCATATGCAAATCTTGCAGTTGTTCATGGATCAATGTAACCAATTGCTCACCCGCAGCCATACGTGCATTGTGTAATTCTGCCGCAATTTTTTCAGCTTGCTCAGCCAAGACTTGTACTTGTTGTGCAAGTTCATCCGCTGATTGTTGGTCACCACCCATGTCATCCAATTCTTGTTCAACACGTTCTTGGTGTTTAAGGACATCTTCGATGGTTGCCCCGTACTTTTGTTCCAAACTGTGAATCAAATTCAAGCGATCATTCACATATTGTAATTGTTCACCGTCAAATTCCAAGCCATCACGTACAGAATCAATCTCACTGCTTACATCACGTAGATTGTAGTACACTTCGCGCATAGATTCAGCCAGCTTTGTATAACGCGGTGATAGTTCTTCAATGTCTTCCAAAGCACCTAATGCAGTACCGACACTTTCAGTTCCATTGTTTTCCCAATCACCAGTTAATACTTCACTGGCCTTTGATAGTGCTTCTAAGACATCTTGAAAATTAGTCAATTCTTGATATTCAGCGTCTAGTTCTTCTTCTTCACCGGCACGTAAATCTGCAGCCTGCAATTCATTCACTTGGAAAGTCAATGTATCCAGACGTTGGGCCCATGCTTGTTCATCACTTTGACGCTTCTTCAAAGCACGCTTTAGGTTTTGATACTCCGCAAAAATAGCAGCATACTTCTCTTTCAGTGGGCCAATGGTTTCAAACCCAAATTCATCAAGTAAGCTAATGTGCTTTTCGACTTGCATCAAATCTTGCGTATCATTTTGGCCATGAATATCAACTAGATAACGGCCAATTTCTTTCAACGCAGTCGTATTGATTAAACTACCATTAATACGAATCACATTTCGTCCACTACGGTGTAGTTCACGATGGATCAATAATTGACCATCTTCCACTTCAATCCCGTGTGTCTCTAGCAAAGCCATCAATTCTGGTTGTTCATTAATACCAACCAATCCTTGCAAGACTGACTTATCAGCACCTTCACGAATGTATTCCTGTGAACCACGGCCACCGGTCAATAAACCAACGGCATCGATGATAATTGACTTTCCAGCTCCGGTCTCCCCAGTTAGCACAGTCATTTCGGGTTCAAAGCTAATATTTAACTTAGGAATAATCGCAAAATTTTGAATAGACAATTCTTGTAACATGAGAACTCCTCTCTATGTTAATGACGCACATCCATCATGTTGGTCATGAATTCTGACGCATCAACATCTTTTTTCAAAATTAATAGTACACCTGTGTCATCACCAACAATCCCAAACATTTCTGGTGCATTCACTTCTTCCAATGCAATCTTCAATGCTGGGCCTGATCCTGGTGATACTTTCACCATGACCAGATTGTCTTGGACATTATACTGTGTCGTTGTTTCATGTAGGATATGGCGTAGTTGGCTACGGTAATCATCATGTGACATCGTTGCATACGTAAATCCACCTTCAGCAAGCGGCACTTTAACCAATTGCATTTCTGAGATATCACGTGACACCGTTGCTTGTGTTACTTGCCATCCTAATTGGTTTAATTGTTGCACCAAATCTTCTTGACGTCGAATTTGTTGTTGCGTAATTAAACGTCGGATATCTTGTTGTCGTTCTTGCTTATTTTTCGCCATCCTCAGACTCCTCACGACGCGCGTTCAATTGTGCGTGGGCATCTTGCACCACATGTTCACGAGCTTGTTCGTCCAATGTTGTTGCGCCATTGTCTAATACTAGGTCAGCAATGAATTCAATGTTTCCTGAGCCACCCTTAATTGGTGAGAAATCTAAACCAGCCAAGCTAAACCCACTTTGCTTAGCCAAATCAGCAACCTTATGGATAACCGCCAAGTGTGTATCTGCATCCTTAACGATTCCGTGCTTACCAACTGCTTCACGACCAGCTTCAAATTGTGGCTTAATCAATGTAGCCACGTGACCACCAGGTGTCAAAATTTCTGACAATGGTGGCAAAATCAAGCTAAGTGAGATAAATGATACGTCGATTGTTGCCATTTCGGGTTGACCAGAAGTAAAGTCGTCACGCTTTGAATAACGGAAGTTCGTGTTTTCCATAACAACGACACGTTCATCTGAACGCAACTTCCATGCCAATTGATTTGTCCCAACGTCCAATGCATAAACTTGCTTAGCCCCGTTTTGCAACGCAACGTCAGTAAAACCACCTGTTGATGAACCAATATCCAATACCGTCTTACCTGTAACGTCCAAACCGAAGACTTCAATCATCTTCGCTAGTTTGAATCCCCCACGAGATACGTAAGGCATTGGCGCACCCTTTAAGTGCAATTCCGTTGTGACTGGAATCTTTTCACCTGGCTTGTCTTTACGTTCTTCTTTATCCCCTAGGATTTGTCCGGCCATGATGGCACGCTTTGCTTGTTCTCGTGATTCAAACAATCCTTGTTGGACTGCCAAAATATCAACACGTTCTTTTTCTACACCCATTGTTTCTCCAATGCTGGTTTAAAGTATTCTAAAAATGATTCCAATAATTCGACGTTGGCGTGACTGTTATAGCGAACGATCGCCAAAGCATCACGTGCCAACGCTACTTGTTCAGCAAGTGCATCTTGTGCCCCTTGTACACCCAACAAAGTTGGGTATGCTTGCTTATCTTCTTGATCATCTTGTGACAAGTCATCTAAGTCGTCATTAATTTGGAAAGCAAACCCAAAGGCACTTCCAAAATCATCTAACGCACTTAATGTCACTTGATTGGCATCCACTAAGATACCTCCGGCTACTAATGCATAACGAATCAAGGCTCCCGTCTTCAAACGGTGCACATTTTCGGCATCGAACAAAGTTGCGTCATCATGTCCGGTAAAGGCCATGTCTAACACTTGACCTCCAACCATTCCGTTCGGTCCACTGGCCTTCGTTAGCCCCAATGTCAATTGACTCTTTTGGAAGTCTGACAAAACTAGGCTTTCGTTAATCCATTCATACGCTAGTGGTTGTAATGCATCCCCAGCTAAGATGGCCATTGCTTGACCAAACTTCACGTGTGTTGTTGGCTTACCACGACGCATATCATCGTCATCCATTGCTGGTAAGTCATCATGAATCAAGCTATATGCATGAATTAATTCCAATGCGCTAGCTTCAGTCAAATAACGTTCTGGACTACGGCCAAAACTTTCGATGACTGCCAATGTCAATAATGGACGCAATCGCTTACCACCATTCATCACCGCATAATCCATGACTTCATGTAATTGTGCATTTTTAACAGTGGCTTTTAAATTATGTGATAGTTGTTCATTCAACTTAGGTTGCCAAATGGCTTTAAAGCTCGCTAAATCCATTAATCGGTCACCTTAAATTCTGATACAGTCCCATCATTTTCGATAATCTTTGCCAGGCTCTTTTCAGCTGTTTCCAATGTCTTTTGCAATGATTGGCTAAGTTGAATCCCTACTTCGAATTGCTTCAAGGCTTCTTCTAGCGGTACATCACCCTTTTCCAATTGCGTCACAATTTGTTCCAAACCTGCCAAATTTTCTTCAAAACTCTTTTGCTCTGCCATATTTATTCTCCTGTTACCTTTGCTCGAATAATACCATCAGTCACGCGAATGGCCAATTCATCATCTTCTTTAACTTGTGTCACGCTTTGTACAACTGCGCCATCTTGTTCTACTACACTGTATCCACGTGCCAAAACTGCCAATGGACTAACAAGATCCAATCCCTTAAACGCTTGTTGCGCTTGGTATTGTTTACGTTGTAGTAATTGCTCCATCGCTGCACTCAAACGTGGATCCAGTAATTCATAGCGATGCTTAGCATCACGTAATTGTTGATCCATATTTTGTTGTAAACGTTGGTTCGCAATATCAACACGTTGCAAGTAGCCTTCATACAAACGTTGGGGTTGTGTCAAAACATAGCTATTTTGAACACGTGTCAAACGTTCTTGACTTTGCTTAATTTGGCGTTGCATTTGTGCAACTAGTCTTTGTTGATATTGTTGAATCCCCAACCAAACATCTGCTAGCGGTACAGCAGTTGCAAGTTCGGCCGCTGCTGTTGGGGTTGCTGCACGTTGATCGGCAACAAAGTCCGCAATCGTGGTATCCGTTTCGTGTCCAACGGAACTAATAATCGGCATCTTCATTTGCAACATTTGTTGGGCAACTTGTTCATCATTAAATGCCCACAAATCTTCAATGGATCCACCACCACGTCCCATAATCACGACATCCGCTGATCCATCTGCGTTAACTGCTTGCAATTGCTTCAACAAAGACGGAACTGCGCCATCTCCTTGCACCACTGCTGGGTACAACACAATTTCAGCGATTGGATAACGACGTTCAACCGTAGTCATGATATCGCGAATAACCGCACCACTTGGTGATGTGATAACCGCAATCTTCTTGGGGAAACGCGGGATTGGACGTTGAAGTTGTGCAAAGACACCTTCAGCTTCTAATTTACGCTTCAATTGTTCATAAGCTTGGTACAACGCCCCAACACCATCGGGTTCAAGGCGACTGATAATCAAACTGTATGAACCATTTGGTGCGTACAAATCAATGTGTCCAGTCGCATTAACTTTCATTCCTGCTTCAAGTTCAAACGGTAATTTTGAAAATGGACCCTTAAACATCGTTGCGTTAATCACCGCACCATCATCCTTCAAAGAAAAGTATTGATGGTTTGGTCGCTTACGATAATTTGATACTTCCCCAGTAACATGAATTTCTTTCAAGTGTGGGTCAGCTGTAAATTTGCGCTTTAGATATTTTGTTAGTGTACTAACTGTTAAATACTCTGCCATGCATCCTCCAAAGTTACGCCGTGATGTTCAGCCGCTAGTTCTAGCGTTGTTTGCATCAAGGTCGCAATCGTCATTGGTCCTACACCACCCGGTACAGGAGTAATCTTTGATGCAACTGGTTCTGCTGATGCGAAATCAACATCACCAACCAATGAACCATCCTCTAGGCGATTAATACCTACGTCAATGACCACGGCTCCTGCCTTTAGATCATCCCCAGATACTAGACCTGGAACACCCGTTGCGACAACAACGACATCCGCCATAGCCAACAAAGTCTTGCGTTGTGCATCAAGTGTATAGCGGTGAACCAAAGTTACTGTTGCATCCGCATTTTCAAGCAATGCAAACATTGGACGACCAACTAATACTGAACGACCAATCACAACCACATTCTTATGCTTCAATGTGACATCTTCAGCTGCTAACATCGTCATAATCCCACGTGGCGTGTTCGCGACTGGATAGTAACCTTCGCGATCAGCATATAGACGGCCAACATTCACTGGATGGAAGCCATCAACGTCCTTTTCTGGTGCAATTGCATCTTGAATACGCTTTTCGTTAATGTGCTTAGGCACTGGACTTTGTACTAAAATCGCGTCCACTGCTGGATCTGCATTCAATTCTGAAATCTTAGCCAACAAAGCATCTTCCGTCATATCGCTTGGATATTTAAACGTTTCTTCCGCAATCCCCACCTTTTCTGCTGCGCGTCCTTTATTACGCACATAGATTTCACTTGCTGGGTCATCCCCCACTAAAATCACCGCCAATCCAGGCGTGATTCCTTTTTCTTGTAAACGTGCAGTTTGCTTGGCGACTGCACCACGCAGACGTGTTGCAATTGCTTTTCCATCAATTATGGTTGCCATTTTCCACCTCACAAATATTCATTATTATTGCATAATTTTACCACAAATCAGGTAAAGTGACCATCTCACCTAGTTAGCCAAAATAAAAAAGTTGCCTCAGCTTTAGACTGAGACAACTTTGTTTTAAGCTTTATTCTTAAAGAAGTGGTAGCCATAGATAAAGGCTGTACCAAAGATTCCAATAACAAGGAAGTTTAATCCTGCAGCGGTCAAACCTTGGTTCAACACATATAACCAATCTGACTTATAGACTAAGGCATCGCCTAATGGTGCAATCACTCCCCAGACGAGAATATTTGCAATTCCTTGCCAGATGTTAAATTGAATTGCACGTTGCAAGGTAATTGGTTGCTTCAACAAGTTTAAACGCGTTGCGATTAACCCCAACATTAAACCAAAGACTCCATCGGCTACAATCCAAGTCCACCAAACGGTTGTATACGTTAAACTATCTGATAGAAAATGGGCCAAGAAGGCAACAATTGGCGTCAATATAGCCCCAGATAGTAACGCAAAAATCGTTAATGCGGCATAAGATAGTGACCCTTGGACATTATCTACACCAACATCAAGTAATAGTAGGCGACCAACTAAGACAACACAGAGTGTCCCCAAGATGATCAATCCACCTTTTTTAACAACTGTCATTAAGCGTCACCTTCACCATCTTGTGTTTCTTCACTATCATCAAGTTCTTCTAGTGTTTCTGTATTATTGATTAGTGTAATCTTTTCATCAAAGTATGCCGCAATACGTGCTGCGACTGAATCAAAATCATCTAATGCAGATGTAACTGACGCAGCAAAATCAATACGTAGTCCTGATTGAGACACCTTAGGGTGTTCCACAATCATGTATAGGTTTACTTCTGCATCGTCATTGTTAATCACAATTTTCTTGATTGCATTGGCATAACGCAATGGCAAATTGATCAAGTTACTTTCAACCATCAATGTAATGGGTTCATCCCCACTGATAATCATTTCAGCGTGAACAAGTTGATCTGCTTTGATTGTTTTATGGACAAATTCGAAGAATTCGTCCAAGTTGATTGTTGCTTCATCCGCAGCTGTAAAAGTCTTATTTGTTACTGCTTCTGTTTCTAGTGCCTCAATTAAGGCGTTCCCTGTTAATTGCATATCTGCACTCACCATCTCTTATTTATTACACCTAGTTTAGCATAGTTCATCTATGTCCACTATGCTAAATCGAAAAAATAGACAGCCCCCTTAAGCACTGATGCCTAGGTAGCTGTCTATTTTTATACGTTACATTAGTTCGTTTATTGCTTAGGCACGCCCCAGTAACTTCTTCATCAACTTGTATAGACGGTACTTCATCTTGTTGATTGGGTATTCAAATTCACCGACTAATTGATCAGCAGTTCCATTGAATTCGGTCTTAAAGCGGAAGACACCATCTGATCCATCGAAGTCTCCACTGATACCATAGAAATTGTGCGTTGGAATATTGTGTTCAATTGCCATGCGCATCATTGTGTCTTGAATCAAGTATGGTGCAAAGTATTCACGGTATTCATCATACATACCAGAGAACATGTAGGCCATTTCTTGTGGTTGTTCGACAAACAATGCACCCGCCACAATCGTTGGCTCAGTTGGAATGTCACCATTGAACAAATCATTCACGCGCTTCATACGCTTAATGTGCATATTCTTTTGGTCAGTAAATTCATTAAATTGACCACGGTTCTTCTTAGTTTCCTTCACTGCTAGACGTTCTGCCAATGTATTGATCTTCACATCTAGTTGATCAATCGTTGCTTGTTCTTCAGCCAAGTAATTTGGGAAATTAACTTCAGCCACTGTAAAGTGCGCATCATCCCCGTATGTGTTGAACAGCACTTCGTAGAATGAAAGTTCCTTATCATCAAAACCACGACGTTCCGCAGTATCCGCAGTCAACTTCTTGAACTTAGGCAATTCTTCAAACGGCAATTCACGGAACTTAACCCCAAATTGCTTATTCTTCTTCAAGTAGTACTTAACGTCTGGTTGGTAACTTGCAATCAATGAATCCAAGTCTAATGAACGTAGATCCTTAGAGTATTGCCAAGGCATACTTCCATCAGTGCTCATTCCCTTCTTAAATGGCATGTGCTTTGCACCATGCTTTTCAAGACGTGCAATAAAGTCTGTTTCTGGTTCAGTAACCGGATTACCATGGTTATCGAAACGTTGGTATACAACATTAGGTGAAAACTTAATGTAC from Weissella ceti carries:
- the recN gene encoding DNA repair protein RecN — encoded protein: MLQELSIQNFAIIPKLNISFEPEMTVLTGETGAGKSIIIDAVGLLTGGRGSQEYIREGADKSVLQGLVGINEQPELMALLETHGIEVEDGQLLIHRELHRSGRNVIRINGSLINTTALKEIGRYLVDIHGQNDTQDLMQVEKHISLLDEFGFETIGPLKEKYAAIFAEYQNLKRALKKRQSDEQAWAQRLDTLTFQVNELQAADLRAGEEEELDAEYQELTNFQDVLEALSKASEVLTGDWENNGTESVGTALGALEDIEELSPRYTKLAESMREVYYNLRDVSSEIDSVRDGLEFDGEQLQYVNDRLNLIHSLEQKYGATIEDVLKHQERVEQELDDMGGDQQSADELAQQVQVLAEQAEKIAAELHNARMAAGEQLVTLIHEQLQDLHMSKAEFQVHVDQLADLQADGKDNVEFFIQTNEGEQAKPLVKIASGGELSRMMLAMKMIFSRQQGVTSIVFDEVDTGVSGRVAQAMADKIADMASHSQVLTITHLPQVAAVAQHHVFIHKEVIDGRTETSVDRLDGEARVDELARMLSGDELTEAAKSNARDLIQRAAERRTAQA
- a CDS encoding ECF-type riboflavin transporter substrate-binding protein gives rise to the protein MTVVKKGGLIILGTLCVVLVGRLLLLDVGVDNVQGSLSYAALTIFALLSGAILTPIVAFLAHFLSDSLTYTTVWWTWIVADGVFGLMLGLIATRLNLLKQPITLQRAIQFNIWQGIANILVWGVIAPLGDALVYKSDWLYVLNQGLTAAGLNFLVIGIFGTAFIYGYHFFKNKA
- a CDS encoding bifunctional 5,10-methylenetetrahydrofolate dehydrogenase/5,10-methenyltetrahydrofolate cyclohydrolase — translated: MATIIDGKAIATRLRGAVAKQTARLQEKGITPGLAVILVGDDPASEIYVRNKGRAAEKVGIAEETFKYPSDMTEDALLAKISELNADPAVDAILVQSPVPKHINEKRIQDAIAPEKDVDGFHPVNVGRLYADREGYYPVANTPRGIMTMLAAEDVTLKHKNVVVIGRSVLVGRPMFALLENADATVTLVHRYTLDAQRKTLLAMADVVVVATGVPGLVSGDDLKAGAVVIDVGINRLEDGSLVGDVDFASAEPVASKITPVPGGVGPMTIATLMQTTLELAAEHHGVTLEDAWQSI
- a CDS encoding TlyA family RNA methyltransferase → MGVEKERVDILAVQQGLFESREQAKRAIMAGQILGDKEERKDKPGEKIPVTTELHLKGAPMPYVSRGGFKLAKMIEVFGLDVTGKTVLDIGSSTGGFTDVALQNGAKQVYALDVGTNQLAWKLRSDERVVVMENTNFRYSKRDDFTSGQPEMATIDVSFISLSLILPPLSEILTPGGHVATLIKPQFEAGREAVGKHGIVKDADTHLAVIHKVADLAKQSGFSLAGLDFSPIKGGSGNIEFIADLVLDNGATTLDEQAREHVVQDAHAQLNARREESEDGEK
- a CDS encoding arginine repressor, with amino-acid sequence MAKNKQERQQDIRRLITQQQIRRQEDLVQQLNQLGWQVTQATVSRDISEMQLVKVPLAEGGFTYATMSHDDYRSQLRHILHETTTQYNVQDNLVMVKVSPGSGPALKIALEEVNAPEMFGIVGDDTGVLLILKKDVDASEFMTNMMDVRH
- a CDS encoding polyprenyl synthetase family protein, coding for MDLASFKAIWQPKLNEQLSHNLKATVKNAQLHEVMDYAVMNGGKRLRPLLTLAVIESFGRSPERYLTEASALELIHAYSLIHDDLPAMDDDDMRRGKPTTHVKFGQAMAILAGDALQPLAYEWINESLVLSDFQKSQLTLGLTKASGPNGMVGGQVLDMAFTGHDDATLFDAENVHRLKTGALIRYALVAGGILVDANQVTLSALDDFGSAFGFAFQINDDLDDLSQDDQEDKQAYPTLLGVQGAQDALAEQVALARDALAIVRYNSHANVELLESFLEYFKPALEKQWV
- a CDS encoding exodeoxyribonuclease VII small subunit, yielding MAEQKSFEENLAGLEQIVTQLEKGDVPLEEALKQFEVGIQLSQSLQKTLETAEKSLAKIIENDGTVSEFKVTD
- the xseA gene encoding exodeoxyribonuclease VII large subunit, whose product is MAEYLTVSTLTKYLKRKFTADPHLKEIHVTGEVSNYRKRPNHQYFSLKDDGAVINATMFKGPFSKLPFELEAGMKVNATGHIDLYAPNGSYSLIISRLEPDGVGALYQAYEQLKRKLEAEGVFAQLQRPIPRFPKKIAVITSPSGAVIRDIMTTVERRYPIAEIVLYPAVVQGDGAVPSLLKQLQAVNADGSADVVIMGRGGGSIEDLWAFNDEQVAQQMLQMKMPIISSVGHETDTTIADFVADQRAATPTAAAELATAVPLADVWLGIQQYQQRLVAQMQRQIKQSQERLTRVQNSYVLTQPQRLYEGYLQRVDIANQRLQQNMDQQLRDAKHRYELLDPRLSAAMEQLLQRKQYQAQQAFKGLDLVSPLAVLARGYSVVEQDGAVVQSVTQVKEDDELAIRVTDGIIRAKVTGE
- a CDS encoding peptidoglycan bridge formation glycyltransferase FemA/FemB family protein yields the protein MEFTALTKAEYAEFEKQSPLGSMTQSVEQYDLLQGRGKNVHILGVKDIDGTILAGSIVTFDGINGGTVASVNHGPLMNYSDTGVLDTYLKGLANFAKQFNGLYIKFSPNVVYQRFDNHGNPVTEPETDFIARLEKHGAKHMPFKKGMSTDGSMPWQYSKDLRSLDLDSLIASYQPDVKYYLKKNKQFGVKFRELPFEELPKFKKLTADTAERRGFDDKELSFYEVLFNTYGDDAHFTVAEVNFPNYLAEEQATIDQLDVKINTLAERLAVKETKKNRGQFNEFTDQKNMHIKRMKRVNDLFNGDIPTEPTIVAGALFVEQPQEMAYMFSGMYDEYREYFAPYLIQDTMMRMAIEHNIPTHNFYGISGDFDGSDGVFRFKTEFNGTADQLVGEFEYPINKMKYRLYKLMKKLLGRA